In the genome of Phycisphaerales bacterium, one region contains:
- a CDS encoding ribose-phosphate pyrophosphokinase, translated as MTGFRIFSGRSNRIVADQIAHYLGYPLGRVALDTFPDGEISLKLFEDVRGRDAYIVQSTCPPGNEHLMELLIFMDCLKRASAKRITAVIPYFGYARQDRKDEGRVPITAKLVANLLTTAGADRVLTLDLHAAQIQGFFDIPVDNLSAEPVFSAYIASLQVGPVVLVSPDVGNVKRARVYAERLGGDLAIIDKRRVSGTEILTQAIIGDVRDKTVVMVDDIIATAGTVARASELVREQGAKRVIVAATHGVLCGPAVERLMAAPIDHLAVTDTIPLPPSVRERLPNLTVLSVSELLGEAIRRIHRNESVSSLFMK; from the coding sequence ATGACCGGTTTCCGCATCTTCTCCGGGCGCAGCAACCGCATCGTGGCCGACCAGATTGCGCACTACCTCGGCTATCCGCTGGGGCGTGTGGCGCTGGATACTTTTCCGGACGGGGAAATCTCCCTGAAGCTGTTTGAAGACGTGCGCGGCCGCGACGCGTACATCGTGCAGTCCACCTGCCCGCCGGGCAATGAGCATCTAATGGAGCTGCTCATCTTCATGGACTGCCTGAAGCGGGCGTCGGCCAAGCGGATTACCGCGGTGATTCCGTACTTCGGCTACGCGCGACAGGATCGCAAGGACGAGGGCCGCGTCCCGATCACCGCCAAGCTGGTCGCGAACCTGCTGACGACGGCAGGCGCCGATCGGGTGCTGACGCTCGATCTGCACGCGGCCCAGATCCAGGGGTTCTTCGACATTCCCGTCGACAACCTGTCAGCGGAGCCGGTGTTCTCGGCGTACATCGCGTCGTTGCAGGTGGGGCCGGTGGTGCTCGTGAGCCCGGATGTCGGCAACGTGAAGCGGGCCCGCGTGTACGCGGAGCGGCTGGGCGGCGATCTGGCGATCATCGACAAGCGCCGCGTCAGCGGTACGGAAATCCTGACGCAGGCGATCATCGGCGATGTGCGCGACAAGACCGTCGTGATGGTGGACGACATCATCGCCACGGCGGGCACGGTCGCGCGGGCCAGTGAGCTCGTGCGCGAGCAGGGCGCGAAGCGCGTCATTGTGGCCGCTACGCACGGGGTGCTGTGCGGGCCGGCCGTGGAGCGGCTGATGGCAGCGCCGATTGACCACCTGGCGGTGACCGACACGATTCCGTTGCCGCCTTCCGTACGGGAGCGCTTACCGAATCTGACGGTGCTGTCCGTCAGTGAGCTGCTGGGCGAGGCGATTCGGCGCATTCATCGAAACGAGTCGGTGAGCAGTCTGTTCATGAAATAG
- a CDS encoding single-stranded DNA-binding protein, with translation MASFNKVILLGNLTRDPQLRYLPSNVAVCDFGLAVNRHWRDRDGNQKEETCFVDVSAFGKQGETINQYMTKGRPLLVEGHLKFDTWTGQDGQKRSKLSVIVDGFQFVGGREGGGSAPADRGHAARDDQGDRSGGRGERAAPPDHYPPDRAEDLPPPAGDDIPF, from the coding sequence ATGGCGAGCTTCAACAAGGTGATCCTGCTCGGCAATCTCACGCGCGACCCGCAGTTGCGCTACCTGCCCAGCAACGTCGCGGTCTGCGACTTCGGGTTGGCGGTCAACCGGCACTGGCGCGATCGTGACGGCAACCAGAAGGAGGAGACCTGCTTCGTGGATGTCTCAGCTTTCGGCAAGCAGGGTGAGACGATCAACCAGTACATGACCAAGGGCCGGCCGCTGTTGGTCGAAGGCCACCTGAAGTTCGACACGTGGACCGGCCAGGACGGACAGAAGCGCTCCAAGCTCAGCGTCATTGTCGACGGCTTCCAGTTCGTCGGCGGACGCGAAGGCGGCGGTAGCGCGCCGGCCGATCGCGGCCATGCGGCGCGCGACGACCAGGGCGACCGATCCGGTGGCCGCGGCGAACGCGCGGCGCCGCCCGATCACTACCCCCCCGACCGAGCGGAGGATTTGCCACCCCCAGCCGGAGATGACATTCCGTTCTGA
- the rplI gene encoding 50S ribosomal protein L9: protein MRLLLLEDVRKLGHVGDVVDVKAGYARNYLLPQRLATEPTEANLRAIEDRKRQAAAERAARLKQYQDLVDQMVDVSITIEAAANPEGTLYGSVSARDIAHALQELGYPVQPDHIALDAPIRNLDNRMVRVEFTDEVATEVKVWVVREGGAADVNDTGAEDNAAEDGDFDSDSDT from the coding sequence ATGCGCTTGCTGTTGCTTGAAGATGTGCGCAAACTCGGTCACGTGGGTGACGTGGTCGACGTGAAAGCGGGTTACGCCCGGAACTACCTTCTGCCCCAGCGGCTCGCCACCGAGCCGACCGAAGCGAATCTGCGCGCGATTGAAGATCGGAAGCGGCAGGCCGCGGCCGAGCGGGCCGCCCGCCTGAAGCAGTACCAGGATCTCGTGGACCAGATGGTCGATGTCTCGATCACGATCGAGGCGGCCGCAAACCCCGAAGGCACCCTTTACGGCTCCGTGAGCGCCCGCGATATCGCGCACGCCTTGCAGGAGCTGGGCTACCCGGTGCAGCCCGACCACATCGCACTGGACGCACCGATCCGCAATCTTGATAATCGCATGGTGCGCGTGGAGTTCACTGACGAGGTCGCCACCGAGGTCAAGGTCTGGGTGGTGCGTGAGGGAGGCGCCGCGGATGTCAACGACACCGGAGCCGAAGACAACGCGGCTGAAGACGGAGATTTCGACTCCGACAGCGATACCTAG
- the rpsF gene encoding 30S ribosomal protein S6, translating into MKRYEGLFLFDTAVVRDWAAIEEEIKRLLERIGATLLVCVKFDERKLAYEIKKRKRGTYVLTYFDAPTDRIADLERDVRLSEVLLRALLLRAENLTAERLAELQAHPAETPLAPLQGEGRRHDDDRRDRGERGDRGERGDGRRGRDWDRPRGDDREHGGRGPGDAGHEHMDEIAEETV; encoded by the coding sequence TTGAAACGCTACGAAGGCCTGTTCCTGTTCGATACCGCCGTCGTGCGCGACTGGGCGGCGATTGAGGAGGAGATCAAGCGGCTGCTGGAGCGCATCGGCGCGACGCTGCTGGTGTGCGTGAAATTCGACGAGCGCAAACTGGCGTACGAGATCAAGAAGCGCAAGCGCGGCACGTACGTGCTGACGTACTTCGATGCCCCCACCGACCGAATCGCCGATCTGGAGCGCGACGTGCGGCTGAGCGAGGTTCTGCTCCGCGCGCTGCTCCTGCGAGCGGAGAACCTGACGGCCGAACGCCTGGCCGAGTTGCAGGCCCATCCCGCCGAGACGCCCCTGGCCCCGCTCCAGGGTGAAGGCCGTCGTCACGATGACGACCGCCGCGACCGGGGCGAGCGCGGTGACCGGGGTGAGCGCGGTGACGGGCGGCGTGGACGCGACTGGGATCGGCCTCGTGGTGATGACCGCGAGCATGGTGGCCGCGGACCGGGCGATGCCGGTCATGAGCACATGGACGAAATCGCCGAGGAGACCGTCTAG
- a CDS encoding 50S ribosomal protein L25: MEITTIKGETRQPGSRNANARLRKSGLLPAVIYGHQLPPETVAVSQHDLELALQHNQQVVKLLVDGKETQYLIKEVQYDHLDEKPLHVDLVRVNADERVRVTVAIEFRGDPVGLQAGGTLTQVQSEVEVECSLLNIPERLRVRVQHLNLNESVFVRDLEVPEGVQVLDEPTTLLAIVHPPRGTTEEEIAAAVEGEGSAEPEVIKKGKEEDADAGA, from the coding sequence ATGGAGATTACGACAATCAAGGGTGAAACGCGGCAGCCCGGCAGCCGCAATGCAAATGCGCGGTTGCGCAAGAGCGGGCTGCTGCCGGCGGTGATCTACGGTCACCAGTTGCCGCCAGAAACGGTCGCGGTGTCCCAGCACGACCTGGAGTTGGCGCTGCAGCACAACCAGCAGGTGGTGAAGTTGCTGGTCGACGGCAAGGAGACACAGTATCTCATCAAGGAAGTGCAGTACGACCACCTCGATGAGAAGCCGCTCCATGTCGACCTAGTGCGGGTCAACGCTGACGAACGCGTGCGGGTCACCGTCGCGATCGAGTTCCGCGGCGACCCGGTGGGCCTGCAGGCCGGCGGCACGCTGACCCAGGTGCAGAGCGAAGTCGAGGTGGAATGCTCGTTGCTCAACATTCCCGAGCGTCTGCGGGTCCGGGTCCAGCACCTGAACCTCAACGAGAGCGTCTTCGTACGCGATCTCGAGGTGCCGGAAGGTGTGCAGGTGCTCGACGAACCCACCACACTGCTCGCGATCGTACATCCGCCGCGCGGCACGACCGAAGAGGAAATTGCCGCAGCGGTCGAGGGTGAAGGTTCTGCCGAGCCCGAAGTGATCAAGAAGGGCAAGGAAGAGGATGCGGACGCGGGAGCGTGA
- the rpsR gene encoding 30S ribosomal protein S18: MLKQARAKRRKARRAAETPRFRGAKLNAEQFDYKDVATLQRLTTAQGKLFSRKRTGLDAEAQRRVALELKRARFMALMPYVT, translated from the coding sequence ATGTTGAAGCAGGCCCGGGCGAAGCGACGGAAGGCCCGTCGCGCGGCCGAAACCCCGCGTTTCCGCGGTGCGAAGCTGAACGCGGAGCAATTTGATTACAAAGATGTGGCAACCTTGCAGCGGCTCACGACCGCGCAGGGGAAACTGTTCTCACGGAAGCGCACCGGACTCGACGCCGAGGCGCAGCGGCGGGTCGCGCTCGAGCTCAAGCGGGCGCGTTTCATGGCCCTGATGCCCTACGTAACGTGA
- a CDS encoding aminoacyl-tRNA hydrolase: MKLIAGLGNPGPRYAETRHNVGYDVADELARRWRCDLSRFDRDFEGLVGEAQVGTERVLLLKPLTFMNLSGRSVAAVCRFYRLPPTEVLVVHDDLDLPVGQLRLRASGSAGGQKGLADILRHFGTQEVARLRIGIGKALRAPASDFVLSRFLPDERPVIDATVALAAEAAEAWVRRGIATAMNEFNRRRDEERGSSPAGGASEGESS; this comes from the coding sequence GTGAAGCTGATCGCCGGCCTGGGCAATCCGGGACCGCGTTACGCGGAAACGCGTCACAACGTCGGCTACGACGTGGCCGACGAATTGGCGCGCCGCTGGCGTTGCGACCTGAGCCGCTTCGACCGGGACTTCGAGGGCCTGGTGGGCGAAGCCCAGGTGGGTACCGAGCGGGTGCTCCTGCTCAAGCCGCTGACCTTCATGAACCTCAGCGGGCGCAGCGTCGCGGCCGTATGCCGGTTCTACCGGCTGCCGCCCACGGAGGTGTTGGTGGTACACGATGACCTCGACCTGCCGGTCGGGCAGCTCCGCCTGCGAGCGAGCGGCAGCGCCGGCGGGCAGAAAGGCCTCGCTGACATCCTGCGGCACTTCGGTACGCAGGAGGTCGCGCGGCTGCGCATCGGCATCGGCAAGGCCCTGCGCGCCCCTGCAAGCGACTTCGTGTTATCCCGCTTTCTGCCGGACGAACGACCGGTGATCGACGCGACCGTGGCGCTGGCGGCCGAAGCGGCCGAGGCGTGGGTACGGCGTGGCATCGCGACGGCTATGAACGAGTTCAATCGCAGACGCGACGAAGAGCGCGGCAGCAGCCCCGCCGGTGGCGCGTCGGAAGGAGAATCATCTTGA